One stretch of Roseimicrobium sp. ORNL1 DNA includes these proteins:
- a CDS encoding nuclear transport factor 2 family protein, whose protein sequence is MRRRTAVLSALTGLAYAAASATKVTAAEEGSAENPELEKVKALLKAHDDAFKAHDLEGVLKTFAKKSAVMGTGPGEIWHGPEELKDAYTHFFETFDKGSQELEHQYQFGGVTGETAWFMTSGNVTGKSKGEAVAFPLNVSITAGKEGGEWKIFSLHFSTFASNDAK, encoded by the coding sequence ATGAGACGTCGAACAGCCGTGCTCTCTGCGCTCACAGGTCTGGCATACGCAGCTGCCAGTGCAACGAAGGTAACAGCGGCGGAGGAGGGCTCCGCGGAAAATCCGGAATTGGAAAAGGTCAAGGCTCTGCTAAAAGCTCACGATGACGCTTTCAAAGCCCACGATCTCGAAGGGGTGCTCAAGACCTTCGCCAAGAAGTCTGCTGTCATGGGCACTGGTCCGGGGGAAATCTGGCACGGACCGGAAGAGCTGAAAGATGCTTACACCCACTTCTTCGAAACCTTCGACAAGGGGTCCCAGGAACTCGAACACCAGTACCAGTTCGGCGGTGTCACCGGAGAAACGGCCTGGTTCATGACCAGTGGCAATGTAACAGGCAAGTCGAAAGGCGAAGCCGTCGCATTCCCCCTGAATGTCTCCATCACCGCGGGCAAGGAGGGTGGGGAGTGGAAGATCTTCTCCCTTCATTTCTCCACGTTCGCGAGCAACGACGCCAAATAA